The Fulvia fulva chromosome 1, complete sequence region CCAACGTCACGCTCCAATCATTCCTGAGGATGAGCCAACCTCAACCGCCCCTCCTCATCATACACAAGCTCCCGAATCTTCGCAGACCGCAAATGATTATGCCCAGATATCGAAGTATCATGATAGCAAAGATACGTCTTGCCCTTGAACTCAACAATCGAATGATGCGTAGTCCAGCCCTGTACCGGCTCCAGGATCCGACCGGCATAGGTGAAAGGCCCAATGGGTGAATCCCCTACTGCGTAGACAATGTAGTGAGTATCGCCTGTGCTATAGCTGAAATAGTACCTGCCATTCGGTCCCTTGTGCATCCAAGCAGCCTCGAAGAAGCGTCTGTCGTGGTCGCTGGAGTGGATCGGCTTCCCATCGCGGTCATTGATCACAAGCTCGTGAACGCCTCCGTTGAAGGACTTCATGTCATCGCTTAGTGTCGCCACTCGAGGCGTGAGGGCTGCTTCATCTCCGGCAGCCTCCATAGTTTGATAGGCATTGCCATCAAATTCGCCCGTTCGCCAACACTGAAGTTGACCACCCCAAATACCGCCAAAATACAAATACGCCTCGCTATCATCATCAACAAGCACAGCAGGATCAATACTATAGCTTCCAGCAATAGGTTCCGCCTCCGGTTTGAATGGTCCTTCAGGCGTGTCACTCACAGCAACGCCAATCCGGAAGATACCCTCTTTGTCCCTAGCTGggaagtagaagtagtactTTCCGTTCTTGTAGCCACAATCGGGTGCCCAAAGTTGCTTCGAAGCCCAGGGGACGTCTTCGAGACCGAAAGCTTTGCCGTGGACTGTTACTTTGCCGCCTATGTCGTCCATGGAGAGGACGTGGTAGTCGGCCATGTCGTATTGGCTGCCATTGTCGTCGTCTGGGATGGTGGTGCGGCGATCGTGGGAAGGATATATGTATAGTTTGTTGTTGAAGACGCGGCCGGAAGGGTCGGCGAAGAAGTTGTCCTGGACGAGGGGTGCTGAATCGGCCATGTTCGCGGGGGGAAAGAGTATGTTACTTTGCCCTTTGGAGACGTTTATGAAGAACACAGGCCTCATATAAGTGTACTGTAGATTAGCCTCTTCAGTGACCATGGTCCAGCTTAGGCTAAAGTGAGACGATCGGCTTGGCACCAGCATGCAGTCTGCCGTGTCTGGAAAGTCGCTGCTTAAATGCATGGCTCAACAGCAGAGTGTAGACAGTGCTCAAGGTGGTATAGTGCTTGGTGGTATCAACGATGCTGACAGTAAGGCTATCGGAGACTTACCACACTCAAAGCTTTCTGCACCAGTCTCTTCCGTGATTGACCTGCCAGTTGCACAGCGCCGTCTCCATCCCTGCTCCTAGCAGACCGGCAAAGAAGATACCAGCGCTATCGCTCACAGTGACCGCTCCAAGGCTGAATTCTCGCTCTTCGTCCGCTATGTCTTCGCGGATGGCAGCAAATGTCGAGACGTAGACCAGACCACCAAGTAGACCTTCCCATAAAATGACGACAAACACAAACCAGACTGTTGGGATGAACGGAAACAGAGCGTGTCCTGCGAGGGCGACTAGGTTGAGAACTTGGAGGAAGGTCGGAGTGTACAAGCTCCTGATGCGGATGAATGGTAGTGAAGACCTCGAAATGAAAACTCCCACTTGGTAGATTGTGCCGTAGGTTGGGTAGAATGCTCGGTAGTGTTTGAAGGGCGACTCGTCGAGTGGGAACAGCAAGGTCGGTGCAACGCCCTGGTTGATCGTGTATTCCGCCAGGTAGACCAGGAACAATGGAACCATGTACGGCACGACCAGGCCTTTGGCTCGCACGAGCTTCGCTTTGAGATCAATCCATGCTCGCGCCATCCAGGTGTGATGTTGTCCGTATGCTGGTGAGGCGGATCTGGCAGCGCTTTGCGCGAGCAAGCCGGCTGATTCGGGGTGCTCTGTCGCTGCCACATCCTCCTCGCGGTCCACTTGTTCGTATCCTCGCTCTTTTCGGCGCGCGCCCTTCAACGGCGCCAGAGGTAGCAGCATGAAGTAGCTGCCCAGCATGACCACCGACAGCACGGTGCTCGATAGTAGTGTCGCATGGACGCTGACCCCAAACGTCGTGGTCGCGAGAGTATAGGCACCAGCTCCGATCAAACCTGCTGCACCAGTGCCTGATCCCCACGCTGCTAGACTGAGGTGCCCATAGTAATGTGTGAGGCTGAGGAAGTTCACTTCTCCGGCGCCGGAACTTATGTTTGCGACAACTATGCCAGCTAGCTTACTGGACAAACTGAATGCGTCTGTAGTGTTCGGCGAGAGGGCGACCGCCAGCATGCCACATGTTGACAGCAACGCAAATATCACTGTCCTTACAGAGTACGGTATCAGGTGTATGACATAGGGCGTGACAATCTTCGTCGCCAGTCCGGGCACGATGCATGCTAGAAGTACTGTCGCTTTGGGTATGGACGGTCCGACGAGGTCGAGGGCGGCGGTGAGGATGATCACGTAGAAGACGTTGTTGATGAGGCCTACAGTCAAGTATCAGAAACGTGATTGGAGGTGTGGCAGCCGAAACATTGCAGCCTTACCGAACAGCCAAAAGGCAAGACAGACCCGGATCGATGCATTCTCGAACTTAGAGTTGAGGCGGCTCACAAACAACCGCCACGACGATGAAGGCGCGCCCGGCATCGGTAGCATGTCCCTCTACATGCCCTGAAAGGTGGACACTACGTCGGTGTGTCGGTAGAGGAGAGGGTGAACCGTGAGAGGAAGGAGTGGACTCAGTGGAGAACGACGCAACAAAGAACAAAGGCACGTGAGAGTGTACAAAACGACGATGTTGCTTTCACATGATGCACACGAGGCTTTTGAGCGTCCCGAGAGCTTTTTGGGTAAGGTGCAGGTGCTGATCGGATCCTTGTTCCCTGCTAAACCTTCCAAGATCGACAGGGAAGGTGCGTAGTGCGAAACCAAAACAGTGCGTCCAGTTCTGTGTCCTCTCGAGCCTCTTGCTTCCGCACTGCGCAGGGAGAACCACCGTCTTCTTTCCCTTCCCACTCTTCTGCTTCCGCACTGCTGTAGCATTGTTTCGTCGCTCAATTGCACGTACAACGCGTATATCGCCTACCCACCCCTCCCCGACATGGGAGACATGGCTTAAATGGCGACATGATCGACAACGTCTCGCGCTCGCCGAGAGAGCCGCACGAAACGAAACGCCGCTCCGCATACAACGATACACATAATGGATCGCATGCCGTATGGTCGGCCACAGGAGCGTGAGCTCGGCCACAACCAGACAGCACCACCGCCAGCGAGCCACGCATCTCCGTTCCCACCGCCCACAACGCAGCAGCCACCGATGCAAATACCATTTTCCGACCCGTTTCACTCGAGTCGAGACCCTTTCCTGCCGGGCGGGAGCAGACGCAGCAGTCTGGGGTTGTCGTCAAGAGCATGGCCACCATCGCAAGGTACGTTCCTCGCCCGGCGACATCATCATCACATGGGCTGGAATTAGAAGGGCGTGAAGGGGAGGCGGGAAGACCAGGGATGGCTGCCAGAGATGCGACACGCGCCAAGCAATCAAAGCAGAGCTTCTGCAGAGCGATAGCATCAGCTTATCCCGCAGCCCACCCCAACGCGCGGAGGAACGCCGGGCGGTCAGGTACATGCCATCATCGCCCGCAGCGTCTTGCAGGTGTTTCGCAGCCGCTGCACCATCATCCGCTCGCTTGTCGGAGCTGTGCGCCGCATGATTCAGTCAGCCAGCTCGCCAGCTCGGTCTGGGCGCGTCGGTATGATGCAGAGTACCGTTTGTCCACGTCGCATGGATGTGCCCTGCTGCTGGTCACTGCAGCACAGCGCAGGCTCAGCGGACAGGCATCTGGGGCTGAGTGGATTCACATCCCCGCATCGGCCTGCGCCAGGATCTCAAACTCTATGCGGGAGCTCTCTCGGCAGGCTCTGACAGCTCATGTGAACGAACCTTAATCGCTGACTTTTACTTCGTCCAGGAAACAACGCTCCTGTCTCTCACCAGCACCACCCGCTGCATCTCTCGCCGCCCGCCCAGCCTGTGTCGCAAGGCCCGCCGCTGCCCCCGCCGCCCGCCAATGGTCTCACGATGCCACCGCAGCCTTACGACGATGTGCGACGACGCTCCATTGGCGCTGCGGGCAGCCCTCAGCAGTACGGACGAGGTGACCATCGACTGCACAAATTTTCGAGCTTCGAACGTTACTAATGCTGCCGAACAGCTCCTGTAGACCCACCGCCGCCGCCCCCATCATTCCCTGCACGAAATATGCCACCGCCGTCTCCACCGCAAAACGCGCCTCCTCCCTCGTCGCATTTCGGTCCTGCACCCCGTGGTCCCCCGATCTCTTCTCCGTTTGCAGCCATGCGCGATCCTGCCAGTCACCGACCAGACATGTCGATATCAGCGATACTCGGTGGTGGGGACGGTCACAGGCCGAATGGCTCACCACACAGCTCTGCAGTCGCACCAGCGCTGACGCCACGGTCGATGCAACCACCATCGCCAGGAAGAGCTCGATCGTCTAGTATGCGTGAAGCTGGTGATAGAAACATGAACAACTCGAGTCCTCCGCGACCAGGGATGTTTGGAGAACCAGCGCGCATGGGATCAGAGCCACAAAGAGATGGAATGTATGGATCTCCTCATTTTCGACGAGGACCAGGACATAGTTTCCTTGCGTTTCAGCCTTCGCAAGAGCATGCGCATCACTTGAATGGACACGGCGCGCCAGTGCGACCAAACAGTCAGCCTGTCGAGACCTTCCCACGGCATGTCGATGATCTGGTTCGACGTGAAGGGCCTTTTGAGCAGCGGGCTGGTCCTTTTCGACATTTCGGCGAGCCGTTAGCATCACCCAGGCACGAGCCACCGCCGCTTCGTCAAGAACGACCGATGTTCCAGGGCGGCCTTACGTCCCATCCGCAAGAGAATGCCACATACAGCAGCCCTCGAATGGACCGCGAACGTAGCTCGCAAGGACCGTCGCGATTCCAAGGCGGTAACTTCCCGAATCCACTGCGTGACGAACAACAATCATTGTTCAGGCCGACGTTCCCGCCAACATCACACCCTGCACCTGAAGCACCGAGAGAATCGATCGAGAACCGAGCACAAGACACGCGAAGGCAACTCTCTCGGCCATCGCCTCCTCCAATGCACTTGCCTACATATGAAAGAGGGCGCAATGGCTTCGTGGATCGACCTATGACGTTGGAAGAACATCAGCGGATGGAGATGATGCATCGTGAACAACATCGCAAAGAGAGTGAAGGCTCTGTGCACCGTGCGCTCCTCAACATTAGCCCGGAGCTGGACCGTCGCGGTCGCAACTCGCCTTTACCGCAAGCTGTCCAAGGCGCACAGCCTAGACACATCGGTCCTGGAGGGGATAACCCGGGAATCAAGATGGAATTTGGCCGAATGTTCTCGGGTTTGGGTGCAGGCGTTGGTAGCACCACGCCCAAGCCGCATTCCCACCATCCGCCGAACGGCGACACTACACCATCGCGCATGAGTCCGTCCTTGAGACACGTCGAGGGCAGCGACCTGGTGCGTGCTGCCGTTGCAGAAATAGACGAACGGCGAGCCGGCTCGAAGGCTGGGTCGAGAGCTGGAAGACGCAATAGACGGCGGTCCAGGGACGATGCAGAGCACCTGGAAGGCGATGGCAGAGGCACACCAGATCTGCAGCGCGGCGGCAAGCGTGCGAAGACTGCGCATCATCACCATCATCACGTGCATCCGCACCACCATCATCACCACCATCACGAAGGAGGGGAGACTACTCCGGGGCCACACAACATGCCACGCTTCCCTTCGAATCCACTCTCGCACGCCAATCTCGCGGCCAGCCAAGCGCATCACCATCATCACCACCATGCACATCCCACACATCCTGGACATCACCATCACCACACGCCACGGGCAGCACCGGCTCCTCGGAAGCCAGCAGTCAGTGTTATCAGCAAGAGGGTCCTCGAAGAAACTGCGAAGAAGCCGAGAAGGCATCTTGGCTCTCAGCTCTACACAACTGACGTGACGCTTCCCGCGCCTGCTGATATCCATGTTGACTCGAAGATTAAATTCGGCAGTACATCGAAACCGATACCAGCTTTCCACGACCACCAGAATTGCACGTTCACTGTCAGAGTACCTCGCGACTATCTCATACGCAGCGATACTAATGCAGATGAATACAATTTGGAGGCGATATGTAAGCGACGTCAGCTGTGGGGAACCGATATATACACAGACGATTCCGATGTTGTCGCCGCTGCGGTGCATTCGGGCTGGATTAGAGGCGACTTTGGCGAGCACAATGAAGACATCCGGCAGATCTGCGACAACACTTCAGAGCGCGATGTGGATGACGGCCCACCGCTTTCGCTGGACGAACGTCCGGCTAGGCCAGTCAAAGTGCCAGAAGGCCATGATGCGCATATCACCATTGTAATCTTACCACCGCTTGAAGCCTACGCTTCCACACATCAACACCACATCTGGTCGCGGGACTGGAACAAGACTCACGACGGAATGTCCTATATGATACACAGGATCGACTTTGTTGACGAAGGTAGATCTGGTCGCTATGTAGAACGAAACGGAGCCGCTCGCAAAAAGCGAATCGCGATTGAGGAAGCAAACCGCAGGGAGGCAGCAGCTGGCCTCTTGATGTTTGCCAATGGCTCAGGAGCTGGGCCCAGCAGTGGCAGCGGCACCGTTAGAGTCGGGGCATGAATATTGTAGCAGTTGGTATATGTATGAATGGTATGAGCCACGACTGTAAGCATGCTGAACATCCATGTCTGTATATCCAGCACGAAGCCTGATAGCCTGCGACTAGTGGGTGGCACCTCCGCAACGATTCGATGACATCCCGATTCCTATGACATGAACACTGTGACGCAGCAACTGGTGTAAAATGGCAGTGCCACGCTCTGCTTCCAGTCACTTCCAGGGTCAGAGGAGTCTGGTATCATTGAAGAATGTTAAGATTGCCGCTCTGCGGTGGAAGCTCCCGCACATGTGAGAGTTCCGCGAGTAAAGTGAAACTCGACGTGAGGGCGAAGCGATCACATGCTAGATGTGAGGAACGTGATCACGCGATCTCAAACATGCGTCACTTCTGCCTAACCTCACTTTCACAGTGGAAGTGAGCTTGGTCTCCTGACTATTATATCTCGCCTGCACTTCTACAAGCTTGCCACCAACCGTTATTGCCGCCACAAGCCATTGCCGAGACCATGCAGAACACCACTAACCAGAGCGTTGTTGCTGACGATGCATCACAGAGTATCGACGAGGGCGTGTACATCCAGGAGAATGGTGATCAAGTGGCAGTACCCGCACCCGCATCACTGAAGAAGAacaagaagaaggcacatAAGCCGATGAATGCAGCGGAACAGGTGGCGAGTATGGCGATGCTGCAGGAGAAGCTTAAGCTGTTCGAGAAGGTTGGTGCTACTGCTGCTCGGCCAGTCGATACTACTGCAGAGGTCCCGGTTGCGGTGGAGAGTCCAACGACTCCAGAGCCGGTGGTCAAGAAGCGCAAGGTTTCAGATGTCAGAGCATTGAGCAGCGACATGCCAACCCCAGAAGCTATACCTGCGGCTGTGCCACCGGCCATCAACACCGCCTCACCGAAGAGCGTGGCCACCTcgagacgccgcggctctTCAATCGCTTCCAGATCGTCGGAGCAGGAGGATCCGTACTGCCCGAACAAAGTCAAGCAGCTTATGGACAAGCTCAACGGTCTTGGTATCGGAATGGAGAAGGCAATCTCAGAAGTCATATCTCGCGCCAAGAAGCTTGTCGTTGGCGAAGGCGCTGAAGCAATCCGTGACAGACTCACTGAGTTGGAGAAGGAGTGGAAGATGGGAAACAGGTACGTTTCCGCCTCGCTTCCGATCCAACATCAGTTGCTGAGACACTGCAACGCATCTCTGTGGGTATAGCTGACACTCTCCGTCTGGTAGGGAGCATATGCAGAATCTCGTCAAGTTCTCGGAGCGCAATGGCATTGTTGCGATGGGAGGCGTGCAGGTGCCGAGTGGTTCGCTGGATGTGCCTGTACAGTCGGAAGTGGTGTCGAATTCCAACGAGTAGAAGGCGTGTGGGTGGCATGGGAAAAATGACTGGAAGGAGAGTTGCTTGATGCTTGCTGGAATACTGGAGAATAGGCCTCTCGAAGAAAGGACTGCAAGCTGAGCAATGGAAGAAAACATGGAGCTGGTCTCCACACACTGTCGCGCAGAGATAGTGTCCTGTATGCTAAAGCCTCGCCGTACTCTCCTCATCCAACGCCGTCTCAAAACGTTTACACCAAGCCTGCACCAGCGCCGGGTCCAGTCTCGTAGAATCCACAGACGGCACACAGAACAGCCCATCCTTAGTGCCACCAATACCGACCAAGAACTCACCCTCCCTTGCACGCACACTCGATGTCATATCAGTGAAGTCCGCCGCGAAGTCTTTGCTCGGATCATCCAGATCATAGAGGCCTCCCTTTACTAACGCTTCGCGATTCCCCACCGAGCTCACGCCACACGTCTGCATCGTGGGGTTCTGTCGTGCAGGATACTGCCCCTGTACATCGAGACCCGATCGTAGATGCGCAGGTGTCTGTACTTCTGCTCGCTCCAAGCTGAAGAGGTATTGATTCGCCAGCACGAGACCAGCTCCGCGACTGCTTAGAAACTGCTTCGTGGCATCGTCCCCAGTAGGTCTGGCTCGCTTCTGATACGTGGCTAATTGCCGCTGAGCCTGGCGCGCTAGTAATCGGAGTCTTCCTTCGAGATCCAAGTCCGATGATAGGAACGGCAGCGCGATCCCGTCGGAGAAGGCGAGCATCATGGAGTCAGGCTCGTTGTGGAAGTTGAAGAATGCGCGAGGATTTAGAGGGAAACCGGTGATGAAGCAGTCCCGGCCGTTGGCTGGGACGTCTGGGTACCGTCGCTCGTGGAACTCCATCATGATGAGGGCGGCGAGGGCGTATATGCCGGCTCCTAGGCTGGTTTTCACGCTTTTGCATATTCGACTGAGGCGGGCCGTGCTCGTGGCGGAGATGTGGATGTAGGATGGGAAGGTGTTCAAGACAGGTGTTTTTGTGTAGTCCAGCACGCGCTTGTATACTGGCGACAAAGGCACGGCGCTTTCTGCGACCTGCTGGCGTTGTAAAGGATTGCTGAAGCCTACGGGGAGAGGCTTTCGTACGTGGCGAAGCATCCTCGTAATGGCCCAGAACCATCTTTGTCGCGCGATGCTGCCTGTGATCTTGGGATATAGAGCCTCCTGAGGGAGCGGAAGATGCTGCGCCATGGATTCCGGTCTGATGGAGGTGGCAATGCCTTGACGCATAGCATCCGGCGACTCATTCAGGATATTGATGAAGTCATTCATCCAGGCGTACGAGCATAGACCATCTGAAATCTGATGGGCCATTACGAACTGCAGTCGCAGGACAGTACGGCCATTAACCCCCTTCACTGGCAGCACAAACAGCTTTGAAAGGCTCTGTTCAGGGTCAACAATACGCCCAACATTCTTGCAATGAGCATAGAAATCTTTCGTGTCCACTTCATCGTAATAGTCCTCGAGAAAGATTAGATGCCAGCCAGCATCTTCAATCGCGTGTCCTACATTCCTCGGAATCTTGACCTGAAAATGCATGCCTAGTATGGCTGTTGAAGCTGGGTCGTCGTCGTTCTCGCGGCAAGTCCTCGCTTGCAGTAGCAAATGCCGACATCGCATTCTCGTCCACGCCAGTAAGAGTCTTTCTCGAAGATCCACCCTGGAAAGTTTTGAGGTTATTTGGACTTCCAGGAGACAGTTCATGTCGGCCTTGCCTTCATAGTATCGTCCGTCTGCGTCGAAGGAAAATTCCACCGGCCCCAGTGGTCTCGAGAAGACTTTGCCACTCGGTGACTGAGTCTCGCGCCATTGGTAGCCCTCATTGTTGCCATAGCGGTGTAACCAGTGCGGTTGATGCTGCTTTCCAGCCATCCGTGTTCAGGGAGCGATGTTGAAGAGTTGTATACGAGAAGTTGAACATAGTTGACGACATGTTCATTGGCTTGGCTCGACGCTAGGGAAGTGGAGAGCTCAGAGGATCGTCGGGAAGGATGTCAACTCACCAAGGCGACTGTACCGTGAGACACTGAAGCTCAATGAATGTTCGAAGTCCGAGAGCCACAACGCTGTGATATAATGAGACGTCATCACATGCTCGTAGCTTCGACGGGCGTTTCCAATCAAAGTTGCAGCACAGGCACTATCTCAAAAGCCCGAATACCTACAACTTTCACATCACTTTTATTGAACGCAAACCAGGAGAGGTCCTGTTCGCCCTCTCCTGTTGTTTGGTTTGGTAGGGACTGTGGCAGTGGAGGCAGCAGCATGAGGCAGCGATGGCAACGCGTCCGctaccaccaccaccaccaccaccaccacagTTCCGTTGTATTGTTGTAGGAAGAAAGAAGAAGGGATGACCTCGAAGAACAGTCTTTTGTGCTGACGACTCGGCTCTCGAGTCTACGCCGAGGCCACGCAAGGATAAAGAGACTCGAAGACGCGAGGAGCAGAGGGCGAGTCGGTCGTTGCTGAAAGTGAGTCGGCATGTGTGTATTGTGATAAGAGATCTTACTAGGGTGTGGTGAGATTGGGCCCGATGAACTGGGTGCGCATGTGCAGTTCGGGTGCGAAAAAGGTCCATTCACTCGACCTTGAATCAGTCCCTCGCGCGTCAGCTTTCGACTCGCATAAGAATTTCTTCGTTCTGAACTCTGACTTCTCACCTGCCACAACACGCAATGGCCCGCACACTCCACAAGGCTCGCAGGTACGTCCTCCAACATGCAATGAGTGACTCTCGCTGATATACGACAGCGCCGGTGCGGCCGAGTCGAAACCATGTCGGCTTCTCGAACTCCCAGCAGAGCTTCGCACTCGGATCTACGAGTTTGCTCTCTTTCCCACCCACAATCAGCCCGTCACAGACGCAGAGCTGGCACGACAGAATTACAGACTCAA contains the following coding sequences:
- a CDS encoding Xylosidase/arabinosidase; translation: MADSAPLVQDNFFADPSGRVFNNKLYIYPSHDRRTTIPDDDNGSQYDMADYHVLSMDDIGGKVTVHGKAFGLEDVPWASKQLWAPDCGYKNGKYYFYFPARDKEGIFRIGVAVSDTPEGPFKPEAEPIAGSYSIDPAVLVDDDSEAYLYFGGIWGGQLQCWRTGEFDGNAYQTMEAAGDEAALTPRVATLSDDMKSFNGGVHELVINDRDGKPIHSSDHDRRFFEAAWMHKGPNGRYYFSYSTGDTHYIVYAVGDSPIGPFTYAGRILEPVQGWTTHHSIVEFKGKTYLCYHDTSISGHNHLRSAKIRELVYDEEGRLRLAHPQE